A stretch of Anolis sagrei isolate rAnoSag1 chromosome X, rAnoSag1.mat, whole genome shotgun sequence DNA encodes these proteins:
- the MRPL54 gene encoding large ribosomal subunit protein mL54: MAACGLGARLALRGRGFFSSLCPGVGLRGYAKKAVTKSKGKSVAKEALQGPEVCKDPILLTTHAMGAHIYKEGPPVALKPDAEYPEWLFQMHIGPPKKLEELDPDTLEYWRLLRRQTIRQRNKVGKTRPF; the protein is encoded by the exons ATGGCTGCGTGCGGACTGGGGGCGAGGCTGGCTCTGCGGGGCCGGGGCTTCTTCTCCTCGCTGTGTCCCGGTGTCGGGCTCAGGGGCTACGCCAAGAAGGCCG TGACCAAGTCCAAGGGGAAAAGCGTCGCCAAAGAGGCCCTCCAAGGGCCCGAAGTCTGCAAGGACCCCATCCTGCTCACCACCCACGCCATGGGGGCCCACATATACAAGGAGGGCCCCCCAGTGGCCCTCAAGCCAGATGCTGAATACCCAGAATG GCTTTTCCAGATGCATATTGGGCCCCCGAAGAAGCTGGAGGAGTTGGATCCAGACACGCTGGAGTACTGGCGCCTGCTGCGGAGGCAAACCATCCGTCAGCGGAACAAGGTGGGCAAAACCCGGCCATTTTGA